The Arachis hypogaea cultivar Tifrunner chromosome 16, arahy.Tifrunner.gnm2.J5K5, whole genome shotgun sequence genome contains a region encoding:
- the LOC112697809 gene encoding probable ribosome biogenesis protein RLP24: MRLEKCWFCSSTVYPGHGIQFVRNDAKIFRFCRSKCHKNFKMKRNPRKVKWTKAYRRVHGKDMTQDSTFEFERKRNRPERYDRNLAENVLKAIPKIEKIRVTREERHHKNRMKGKKRKIQKEATRELEQGISLVKAPLALQKDPSLTLPQKIKVSVSQQQSEDNNAMEE, encoded by the exons ATGAGATTGGAAAAGTGCTGGTTTTGTTCTTCAACCGTGTACCCTGGACATGGAATCCAGTTTGTTCGTAATGATGCAAAG ATTTTCCGATTTTGTAGATCTAAATGCCACAAGAACTTCAAAATGAAGAGGAATCCTCGGAAAGTAAAATGGACCAAGGCGTATAGGCGGGTGCATGGAAAGGATATGACTCAG GATTCAACCTTTGAGTTTGAGAGAAAGCGAAACAGGCCAGAGAGATATGACAGGAATCTTGCGGAGAACGTCCTCAAGGCCATTCCAAAGATTGAAAAGATCAGAGTCACCAGGGAGGAGAGGCACCATAAGAATAG aatgaagggcaagaaaagaaagatacaGAAGGAGGCAACAAGGGAGTTGGAGCAGGGCATCAGTTTGGTCAAAGCTCCTTTGGCCCTTCAGAAGGACCCATCTCTTACATTACCACAAAAGATCAAAGTCTCTGTTTCCCAACAGCAATCAGAGGACAACAATGCGATGGAGGAGTGA
- the LOC112697807 gene encoding long chain base biosynthesis protein 1-like, with product MAEAVMNFVNTTLDWVTGALDMPSARAQVFGFQIGGHLFIEVFLLVVILFLLSQKSYKPPKRPLTNKEIDELCDEWVPEPLIPSLNEEPYAPPVLESAAGPHTVINGKEVVNFSSANYLGLIGHKKLLDSCSSALDKYGVGSCGPRGFYGTIDVHLDFEARIAKFLGTPDSILYPFGFSTMFSAIPAFSKKGDIIVADEGVHWAIQNGLYLSRSTVVYFKHNDMKSLRETLENITSKNKRVDKLRRYIVVEAVYQNSGQIAPLDEIIKLKEKYKFRVLLDESNSFGVLGKSGRGLTEYSGVPIEKLDIVTADMGHALAAEGGFCTGSTRVIDHQRLSSSGYVFSASLPPYLASAAITAIDILEENPELLSKLKNNLSVLWKELSKVPGLKITSNKESPIVYLKLEKSTGSQKDDLCLLEKIAQRVLEEDSVFVVVSHRSTLDKCRLPVGIRLFVSAGHSEYDLRRASESLKRVSAQVLGGHN from the exons ATGGCTGAAGCTGTTATGAATTTCGTGAACACCACGTTGGACTGGGTGACTGGTGCTTTAGATATGCCTTCTGCACGAGCTCAGGTGTTTGGATTCCAAATCGGTG GGCACTTGTTTATCGAGGTTTTTCTCCTTGTGGTCATCCTTTTCTTGCTTTCCCAAAAAAGTTACAAGCCTCCTAAACGACCCTTAACAAACAAG GAAATTGATGAGTTATGTGATGAATGGGTTCCTGAGCCACTTATTCCTTCTCTTAATGAAGAGCCGTATGCACCACCAGTGCTTGAGAG TGCTGCTGGGCCTCATACTGTAATTAATGGAAAAGAAGTTGTCAATTTTTCTTCAGCAAACTATCTTGGGTTGATAGGCCACAAAAAGTTACTT GATTCATGTTCTTCTGCTTTAGATAAATATGGTGTTGGTTCTTGTGGTCCTCGAGGATTTTATGGAACAATTG ATGTCCACCTTGATTTTGAAGCAAGGATAGCAAAGTTTTTGGGAACCCCTGATTCAATTCTCTACCCTTTTGGTTTTTCCACCATGTTCAGCGCTATTCCTGCTTTCTCCAAAAAAGGAGATATAATTGTAGC TGATGAAGGAGTTCACTGGGCAATACAGAATGgcctttatctttctagaagCACAGTGGTGTATTTTAAGCATAATGACATGAAATCTTTAAGAGAAACTCTAGAGAACATCACTTCCAAAAATAAGCGGGTTGACAAACTGAGGCGttatattgttgttgaagccGTCTACCAG AATTCTGGTCAAATTGCACCCTTAGATGAGATCATTAAACTGAAGGAAAAATACAAGTTCCGTGTTTTGCTGGATGAGAGCAACTCATTTGGTGTGCTTGGAAAATCTGGAAGAGGTCTAACTGAATACTCTGGAGTACCG ATTGAGAAGTTAGATATTGTAACGGCTGATATGGGTCATGCATTGGCTGCAGAGGGAGGATTCTGCACTGGAAGTACAAGAGTTATAGATCACCAA CGATTGAGTAGCTCTGGCTATGTCTTTTCTGCTTCTTTGCCTCCATATCTTGCAAGTGCTGCAATTACAGCTATTGACATTCTGGAGGAAAATCCCGAGCTGTTATCAAAGCTTAAGAACAACTTATCTGTGCTATGGAAAG AATTGTCAAAAGTACCAGGTTTGAAAATTACAAGTAATAAGGAGTCACCAATTGTTTATTTGAAATTAGAGAAGTCAACAGGTTCGCAGAAAGATGACCTATGTCTACTTGAAAAAATTGCTCAGCGG GTTTTGGAGGAAGATTCTGTATTTGTGGTGGTCTCTCACAGATCAACATTGGACAAGTGCCGTTTACCTGTGGGAATAAGATTGTTTGTTTCTGCAGGGCATTCAGAATACGATCTTCGGAGGGCATCTGAATCATTGAAAAGGGTTTCAGCACAAGTCCTAGGTGGTCATAATTGa